atttcaatttgttcTGAAGTTTTGCCGGAATTAAACGCTCCGCTTGCTATTCTGATTTTTCGAAGAattttttgaagattttttgctGAACGCAAGGAAAAAACAGCTATTAGTATACGAACAAGGTTAGGTTAAGGCGTTGGCCATCTGGTGACACTGATGAGATTTCTTCCACCACGAACTCAAAAATCGTTTATTCACTTGGCAGAACACGATCTCGGTGGCCTATGATCCATAAAATGGTGGAGAAAGCTGGTGCAAAATCGTGCAAATCCTTCCCGTTGGACGTGCGCCCTGCGTTTATGGTGCATTCCAGaccacaccagcaccgcaTAGTCCGTCACGCTTTGCCCCCAAAAAGTTGCATTTCCCGAAATCGCTCCCGTTTACCCGAGAAACCGCCACCCGGAAGGtcgaatgaaatcgaaaacgtCACGGACGGGGACGCACCGGGGACGGTAACGGTAATGCTCGGTCTGAAGAGGATGACCGGAGAAATTCGGTCCGAGTCCAGCGCAGTTCAGGCCACGAGTTTGTCACGACCGACATCGAATTCAATCGAAAGCATGCATCGTCGTGAcgggttttttgggttttgggcgTCATAATGTTTTGACGTACGcattggcgcacacacacacacactcttcctggcgaggcacacacacacacgctggtgcCCTAAACTGTGGCGGGACTCCACTGCACGCTGATGCTTCGATCACGAGGCCACTGTGATGGGGTAGGGGTTCGTCTCCCATTTGACACCGTCTGTCGcgtcgttgaagtcttttgaatcgaaatcgaaaatatCAAGCGACGAACGCACGTTTTCACCGAAGCAGATGCGTGATCtgcgtgcggtggtggtagtggtgatggtagtgagtTTCGGTGATTAAAATAttctttcctccttcccccttctcatcctcctcctcttccccatCCTCAGTGTGTCATTTTGATCCCGAAAAATCGTGTGGTTGACTTGGGGGGTTCGGGAATTGTTATAAAAAGCCTGCGATCGCTACCGATCGGGAGTCAGTTCGGTTTGTCCGCTCATTTCGCGATGTTTTGCCACCGCGGTTCCGTGGTTCTGGTGTTTTGTGTGGCCACCGTGCTTCAGTGGCAAGTTCTGGTGGCAACGATCGGTGGTAATGGTGCACTATTTGCGGCCTCGATAACACGCGCTCTGGTACCACCGAGACGCGATGCGCTCGTCCTTGGCACCGCACCTTCGAGGGTCTACGGCAGTGTACTGGCGACGCAGCTACCGGAAATCATTGTAAACCGTGGTCCAACAACGGTTGCTCCACCGCAGCGTGACAGTGACGTTGGTCCTTCGGTTCCTCCCGGGGGTTATAGCTATGATCCTCCCAGTGGATCATACCTCCCGCCGGATTCATTAATTCCTCCTTTCGCGGATGaacctcaaccaccaccgatcggttaTCTGCCACCACAAGCACCGAGCCAGCAGGACATTCCAGCCGCTGATGAGCCAGTGTTCGAGTCTCCCGCCGGCGAATATCTTCCACCGGAACAACCACCCCAAAGGGATGAAcctgtgtttgtggtttcgacgccgacgccgcctGCCCAGGATGCAGGCTACATTTACGGTGTCCccgtaaccaccaccacctttacGCCACCGTTTGCCGACGAGGGCGTACCGGAGGTGAACGAAACCGGCGAAGGAGGATACCGTTACGATCCGCCAGCTCCGGCCAGTATCTACCTTCCGGCCGGGACCGGCGGCGTTGGCCGGTCACTGCTCCGGGATGAGGGTGCAGGTGCAGcatcggtggatggtggtggaggacgaCCATCCCCCATCCGGTTGCAGCTCAACGAGCTGGCCTGCCTTCGGAGTAGTGGAGGTTTTTTCCGTGCCGCGCTAACACTCCAGAGTGCGATCGAAAGTGTCCCGCTGGTGGACAACGACGTGGGGGGTGGTGAGGCGAGTGGGTGTGAGGTACGGCTCGATCAATCGCGGCTTCTACTCGACATACCGTCGGCCGATTTTGGCCGGTGTGGTGTCGCAGCGTGTGCTGGCACCGGGaatggtggcaccggtggacGGCCGGAGCTTTGCCTTCGGATACGCTTTCCGGCCATTGCTGGCATGCGGACCGCACTGGATCCGGTGTTGACGCTTCAGTGTCGCATTCAGCAGCGGATCGTCGCTCGGACACACTCGTTGCGGTTGGCGGTGGCCAACGATCCTCAGGTGGCGACGGCCGCTGGTCAGCGGAGTGTCAGCTCGACGTCGACGGCATTCGCGGTCGGTGGTTCTCAGCGTCCGTTTCGATCGCAGCTCGGTATCTTTCGGCGTCAGAATGCcgcgactggtggtggtagcttcACACGACCACTACAACCGGGCGGTGCCGTGCTGCTCGGTGAGGAGCTGATGCTGAGGACTCAGGTTTccgccggtgatggtgagtttttgattttttaatttttcgatGTCACATTGAGAGTAATCccgttgtggtggtgtttttttttcgttgttattattgttgtacAGGATGGAATTTTACGCGACTGTCGGATGTGGTAATGCAGCGGTTATCACCGACCGGGACGGTTCTGAATTCGGCCTCGCTCGTCACCGCCGGCGGTTGTCTGAATCCGTTGATGCGCGCCATTAGCCCGTTGGCACCGGTGTTTGAGGCACCGCTCGGTTATCGGCTCGGTTTCCGGGCGGCCATGTTCCAGGGGATGCGCAGCGGGGACGAGATGATTCTGCGCGTCCGCATCATTGGTTGCGTCGATCGGCGCGAGTGTCTTGTGGTGAGTTTCGGAGGATCGCTTCTCAGAGCTTTCAACATTTTTACCGAGTTTGCGTTCGGTTTGGCTTCGTTTTCACCTCAATTTCCCGACAGGAAAACTGTGCAACAGCACGCTCGAAGCGGGAAACACTCGAGACCGACAACGCGACGATGGCCACGGCCGGGAACGACACGACGGTGGTTCCGCTGCTCACGGAAACGGCTTCGATCGCGTTCCGTATCATGTTGCCCCCGAACGGGACTTCCGGTGAGCAGCGCGGCGATGATGGGGAGgagccgctggctggctcgtctGGTTTCCATTCTTCGCAGTCGCTGCTCTGGATTACGGTCGGTGCGACCGTATTGCTCGTCATCGGTGGTCTGGCGCTGGCGTTGCTGCTCGTCTTACGCCATCAACTTCGGCGTCCCACTTATGATGAGTATCGATCGGATTAGCGCGTCCCTGACTTCACCTCACGGCGCGCGCTCACAGCAGCACGGAACGAAAGTGAACGTGATGTgaatgatcgatcgaccaccaccaccaccacgcagaGGATGATGAGACGTGCCACGGTTATTAGCGAAGTGCGATTGAGGCTATGCTCGTCAGCTTCACTCCCGGGGGAGGAGAGCTTGAGACAACATAAGAAGAGGTtcgtgggggagggggggaagtaCACCACACGCCAAGCTGTTAAGTGAGTTATTAAGCCGCCGGGCAAAGAATGTCTCCTCGGCGGATCGAACCAACAAGATCGCTCTGCTTCGCAGATCGCGGCTTCTGTTAaaatggaaagggaaaaaggtcaacaaaaaagcacccccgggccgggccgggccggggaggTCTCAAGGGATTGccgctagtagcagcagcagcagcagcaacaaaggagcagaaaaaaagtttGCTTAATGAAATCACCGCAGCGAGATCGGTTCTGCGGGTTGCACTGCGTGCATGATGCATACACGATGCAGCGAGACAAgaccatgaccaccaccaccatcacgacacgatgccgctgctgctgctgctgctgtgtgacTGACGTCTTAAGGGACCGCCGACGATGCGTCGTGCGTGAAGCATTGTGAAGCACTCTGCTTTTTGCTGTTGAGGATTTTATTGCGAGCGCAACAACAATCAGAAGCGGCGAGCGGTGGATGCGCTTTTCTTCTGTGACTCACGC
This sequence is a window from Anopheles darlingi chromosome 3, idAnoDarlMG_H_01, whole genome shotgun sequence. Protein-coding genes within it:
- the LOC125958245 gene encoding uncharacterized protein LOC125958245, translating into MFCHRGSVVLVFCVATVLQWQVLVATIGGNGALFAASITRALVPPRRDALVLGTAPSRVYGSVLATQLPEIIVNRGPTTVAPPQRDSDVGPSVPPGGYSYDPPSGSYLPPDSLIPPFADEPQPPPIGYLPPQAPSQQDIPAADEPVFESPAGEYLPPEQPPQRDEPVFVVSTPTPPAQDAGYIYGVPVTTTTFTPPFADEGVPEVNETGEGGYRYDPPAPASIYLPAGTGGVGRSLLRDEGAGAASVDGGGGRPSPIRLQLNELACLRSSGGFFRAALTLQSAIESVPLVDNDVGGGEASGCEVRLDQSRLLLDIPSADFGRCGVAACAGTGNGGTGGRPELCLRIRFPAIAGMRTALDPVLTLQCRIQQRIVARTHSLRLAVANDPQVATAAGQRSVSSTSTAFAVGGSQRPFRSQLGIFRRQNAATGGGSFTRPLQPGGAVLLGEELMLRTQVSAGDGWNFTRLSDVVMQRLSPTGTVLNSASLVTAGGCLNPLMRAISPLAPVFEAPLGYRLGFRAAMFQGMRSGDEMILRVRIIGCVDRRECLVENCATARSKRETLETDNATMATAGNDTTVVPLLTETASIAFRIMLPPNGTSGEQRGDDGEEPLAGSSGFHSSQSLLWITVGATVLLVIGGLALALLLVLRHQLRRPTYDEYRSD